One Streptococcus gallolyticus subsp. gallolyticus DSM 16831 DNA window includes the following coding sequences:
- a CDS encoding class I SAM-dependent methyltransferase has product MTSKAKMFDGYANAYDQWFMKNENVFASELKLLHRTLEPLEKKTILSIGCGSGLFESALKREYGIHVQYGVEPSTDMAKIARKRGMTVFIGDAETSELAENSYDVIYLNGCSSYIKNLSAAYQNCHRALKKGGHLILLDVPVESAYGILYKFAAHVGSYEKELFEQIAPTFPYPIELVSSAIFHSPLEKENILREELGMTNIRYFQTLTAQPIYTNDFVEEPIEGYDKGGYVALVAEK; this is encoded by the coding sequence ATGACCAGTAAAGCTAAGATGTTTGATGGTTATGCTAATGCATATGACCAATGGTTTATGAAAAATGAAAATGTTTTTGCCAGTGAATTAAAGTTATTGCACCGTACGCTTGAACCGTTGGAAAAGAAAACGATACTTTCGATTGGTTGTGGTAGTGGGCTTTTTGAATCTGCCTTGAAAAGAGAATATGGCATTCATGTCCAATATGGTGTTGAACCGTCAACGGATATGGCAAAAATCGCCCGCAAAAGAGGAATGACTGTTTTTATCGGTGATGCTGAGACAAGCGAATTAGCGGAAAATAGCTATGATGTGATTTATCTAAATGGTTGTTCAAGTTATATCAAAAATTTGTCAGCAGCTTATCAGAATTGTCACCGTGCTTTGAAAAAAGGTGGGCATTTGATTTTACTTGATGTTCCTGTTGAAAGTGCGTATGGCATTTTGTACAAATTTGCGGCGCATGTTGGGTCATATGAGAAAGAATTATTTGAACAAATCGCACCAACTTTCCCTTATCCAATCGAACTTGTCAGCTCTGCCATTTTCCATTCACCACTTGAGAAAGAAAATATCTTGCGTGAGGAGCTAGGAATGACAAATATCCGTTATTTCCAAACATTGACAGCGCAGCCGATTTACACAAATGATTTTGTGGAAGAACCAATTGAAGGGTACGACAAGGGTGGTTATGTGGCGCTTGTCGCTGAAAAATAA
- a CDS encoding transporter, whose protein sequence is MRLFFKNKIYHLLTVSRFLNTIGSSLYNIVFVVYAATVFHSKIMVSIANVTMVVPTLFTIWIGIKADQTQAKKKWIIITGFVQAIIFTFLAFIINEPSLLAFSFICLFNILSDMLSDFSNGLRMPIIQKYVRQEDLIEAYSFTQFISYICSFSGQALGIWLLTVSKQNFSLVALINALSFLLSALVVLLIKDNTNYDVLPNGKKQSLKEQFSALYHNVMLIFNEASTADFSRLLLSILCLNMLGGSLNAIYNIWLLTAKIGHLSYSQALLLIEFILVGGILIGSLTPHDYFSKKSVRELLKINAVIFFLVGLSNLIHLPLIFGVLLLAFASYLVGKVNPKINSLLLSKLPANTLAQTNNFLSFLFTLSLPVGTVLFSSLSSWNITFTWLTFLIVAVIIFRFSTPSKTINTD, encoded by the coding sequence ATGAGATTATTTTTTAAAAATAAAATTTACCACCTTTTGACCGTTTCTCGTTTTCTAAATACTATCGGCTCCTCCTTGTACAATATTGTTTTTGTCGTCTATGCTGCTACCGTTTTTCATTCGAAAATTATGGTGAGTATTGCTAATGTGACAATGGTCGTTCCGACGCTCTTTACCATTTGGATTGGAATAAAAGCTGACCAAACCCAAGCTAAAAAGAAATGGATTATTATCACAGGTTTCGTTCAAGCAATTATTTTTACATTCTTAGCTTTCATAATCAATGAGCCTAGTTTGCTTGCTTTTTCTTTTATTTGTCTGTTTAACATTCTTAGTGATATGCTAAGTGACTTTTCAAATGGTCTGCGGATGCCCATTATTCAGAAATACGTTCGCCAAGAAGATTTAATCGAAGCCTATTCCTTTACACAATTCATCTCTTACATCTGCAGTTTTTCTGGACAAGCCTTGGGCATCTGGTTGTTAACGGTTTCTAAGCAGAACTTTTCACTTGTCGCACTCATTAATGCGCTATCATTTTTACTATCAGCACTAGTGGTATTACTCATCAAAGATAACACCAATTATGATGTCTTGCCCAATGGAAAAAAACAGTCATTAAAAGAGCAATTTTCAGCTTTATACCATAATGTGATGCTGATTTTCAATGAAGCTAGTACAGCAGATTTTAGTCGGCTGCTTCTGTCAATTCTTTGCTTAAATATGCTTGGTGGCTCACTTAATGCCATTTATAATATTTGGCTACTGACTGCCAAAATCGGTCACCTCTCTTACAGCCAAGCGCTACTTCTTATTGAGTTTATCTTAGTTGGTGGTATTCTGATAGGAAGCTTAACGCCACACGATTACTTTTCTAAAAAATCAGTTAGGGAGTTGCTAAAAATTAATGCCGTTATTTTCTTTCTCGTTGGTCTGTCTAACCTCATTCACCTACCGTTAATTTTCGGTGTGCTGCTACTAGCATTCGCGAGTTATCTGGTGGGAAAAGTCAATCCTAAAATTAATTCTCTATTACTAAGCAAACTTCCTGCTAATACCTTAGCACAGACGAATAATTTCTTGTCTTTTTTATTCACCTTGTCACTTCCTGTCGGAACCGTTTTATTTAGCAGCTTATCTTCGTGGAACATCACATTCACTTGGCTTACATTTCTTATTGTAGCAGTCATTATCTTTAGATTCTCAACACCGAGCAAAACAATTAATACTGATTAA
- the pdxT gene encoding pyridoxal 5'-phosphate synthase glutaminase subunit PdxT, which translates to MVLIGILALQGDFEEHCQKVRALGEQVIEIRQREDLQAPLDGIILPGGESTVQGKLLQDLKLLKLLQDKIAAGLPVFATCAGLILLAEKIENQQENYLATLPVTVKRNAYGRQLGSFYTGLDFSGLGQLPATFIRAPYISKVGKGVDILAEKDGKIVAVRYQNQLGLAFHPEVDSDDSIHAYFLKICQTK; encoded by the coding sequence ATGGTTTTAATTGGTATATTAGCTTTGCAAGGTGATTTTGAAGAGCATTGTCAAAAAGTGCGTGCTTTGGGAGAGCAGGTGATTGAAATTAGACAAAGAGAGGATTTACAAGCTCCCTTAGACGGCATTATTTTACCTGGTGGCGAGTCAACTGTTCAGGGAAAATTATTGCAGGATTTGAAGTTGCTTAAACTATTGCAAGACAAAATAGCAGCAGGTTTACCAGTTTTTGCAACCTGCGCAGGTTTGATTTTATTAGCAGAGAAAATTGAAAATCAACAAGAAAATTACCTTGCGACATTGCCAGTGACAGTTAAACGAAACGCTTACGGCAGGCAATTAGGCAGTTTCTACACAGGGCTGGATTTTTCAGGCTTGGGTCAACTGCCAGCAACTTTCATTCGCGCGCCTTATATCAGCAAGGTCGGTAAAGGGGTGGACATTCTGGCTGAAAAAGACGGAAAAATTGTTGCGGTTCGCTATCAAAATCAATTGGGACTTGCTTTTCACCCAGAGGTCGATAGCGATGACAGTATTCATGCTTATTTCCTAAAAATTTGCCAAACAAAGTGA
- the tenA gene encoding thiaminase II, with protein MIVNELKKRSEIFIEKIVEDDFIQGMITEKLPAEAICHYLKADSVYLDKFADIYAQLFAKVPDKASKEFFLGQIDFIFKHEVGAHHFLAQVVGQDYEEIIADRAWYPSADHYIKHMYYQLNRDNLVYILAAMLPCPWIYQQVAKRVLASGKISDDNPFKNWLDFYGQEGVADACLTVYFDLVAKYSERLSADEQKEVIRVFLESCQHERQFFQMAVEQEEWPEEVRNV; from the coding sequence ATGATTGTAAATGAATTAAAAAAACGTAGTGAGATTTTTATTGAGAAAATTGTAGAGGATGACTTTATTCAGGGCATGATTACGGAAAAACTACCAGCTGAGGCAATTTGTCATTATCTGAAAGCTGATTCTGTGTATTTGGATAAATTTGCTGATATCTATGCGCAACTTTTTGCAAAAGTTCCAGATAAAGCTAGTAAAGAATTTTTCTTAGGGCAAATTGATTTTATTTTTAAACATGAGGTGGGAGCACATCACTTTTTGGCTCAAGTAGTGGGGCAAGATTATGAGGAAATAATTGCCGATAGAGCTTGGTATCCTAGTGCTGACCATTATATCAAACACATGTATTATCAGCTAAATCGTGATAATCTTGTCTATATTTTGGCTGCCATGCTGCCTTGCCCATGGATTTATCAGCAGGTTGCCAAACGAGTGCTAGCAAGTGGCAAGATTTCTGATGATAATCCGTTTAAAAATTGGCTTGATTTTTATGGTCAAGAGGGTGTGGCAGACGCTTGTTTGACGGTTTATTTTGATTTAGTAGCGAAATACAGTGAACGCTTGTCCGCAGATGAACAAAAAGAAGTGATTCGTGTGTTTTTGGAAAGTTGTCAGCATGAACGTCAATTCTTTCAAATGGCAGTTGAGCAGGAAGAATGGCCAGAGGAGGTAAGAAATGTCTAA
- the thiD gene encoding bifunctional hydroxymethylpyrimidine kinase/phosphomethylpyrimidine kinase: MSKLQVALTIAGTDPSGGAGIMADLKSFQARGVYGMAVVTSVVAQNTQGVQAICNLDQSILDAQLKSVFSDIPPHAIKTGMLAEVENIERVSQYLNTIDCPYVLDPVMVATSGDRLISLEAVQALKEKLLPLATIITPNLPEAEVLYGQELKDEAAILQAGKAIQADYGVKNVVIKGGHLENEAKDFLFLENGQVVTFSSERIPTKHTHGTGCTYAAVITAELAKGQSVEKAVATAKHFITEAIKTAPELGHGNGPVNHVSYKGD, from the coding sequence ATGTCTAAATTACAAGTAGCGTTAACGATTGCAGGAACTGACCCTAGTGGTGGTGCAGGAATTATGGCAGATTTGAAAAGCTTTCAAGCGCGTGGGGTCTATGGTATGGCTGTTGTTACCAGCGTTGTGGCACAAAATACCCAAGGTGTGCAAGCCATTTGTAACCTTGACCAGTCGATACTTGATGCTCAGCTAAAAAGTGTGTTTTCCGATATTCCTCCACATGCTATTAAAACAGGTATGTTAGCCGAAGTTGAAAACATTGAACGTGTCAGTCAGTATTTGAATACTATTGATTGTCCTTACGTTTTAGACCCCGTTATGGTGGCGACGAGTGGTGACCGTCTGATTAGTTTAGAAGCTGTGCAGGCGCTCAAAGAAAAATTGCTGCCGCTTGCAACCATTATCACGCCCAATCTACCAGAAGCAGAGGTGCTTTACGGACAAGAATTAAAAGATGAAGCAGCGATCTTACAAGCAGGAAAAGCTATTCAAGCTGACTATGGCGTGAAAAACGTCGTTATCAAGGGTGGTCATTTAGAAAATGAAGCCAAAGACTTTCTTTTCCTAGAAAATGGTCAAGTCGTGACATTTTCATCTGAACGTATCCCTACCAAACACACACATGGAACGGGTTGTACCTATGCTGCGGTCATTACTGCTGAGTTAGCTAAAGGACAGTCAGTAGAAAAAGCTGTGGCAACTGCCAAACATTTCATTACAGAAGCTATAAAGACGGCGCCAGAATTGGGACACGG
- a CDS encoding Rgg/GadR/MutR family transcriptional regulator: protein MKYLGQAFKELREARHISLAKASGGQFSPSMLSKFESGKNDLSAQKLFIALENTHIEINEFLYLTRGFLKSDLVELQEKIYACEEKFDSAGLQKLYESELKKQQDEETGMIYALIVKAHLKAFDETVELTAKEETFLYNYLFDTEIWGNYELTLLSICSTLLTPDLFTMYARECLRKTDFLGEIKENRKIIHNMLLNGFLLCIDENDFINANYFDKQIQKHFYQESEAYYRIVYLWAKGLFSYKQGQQQAGKKQMEEAIHVLRILECHSAADYYTSGMQDAIKGNDD, encoded by the coding sequence ATGAAATATTTAGGGCAGGCCTTCAAAGAATTAAGAGAAGCTAGACATATCTCACTAGCTAAAGCCTCTGGTGGGCAATTCTCTCCTTCAATGCTCTCAAAATTTGAAAGCGGAAAGAATGACCTTTCTGCTCAAAAATTATTTATAGCACTTGAAAATACTCACATTGAAATCAATGAATTTCTTTATCTGACTAGAGGATTTTTAAAAAGCGACTTGGTAGAATTACAAGAGAAAATCTATGCTTGTGAGGAAAAATTTGATAGTGCTGGTTTACAAAAATTGTATGAAAGTGAACTTAAAAAACAGCAAGATGAAGAGACAGGAATGATATATGCGCTAATTGTTAAAGCACATTTGAAAGCCTTTGATGAGACTGTTGAACTAACAGCGAAAGAGGAAACTTTTCTTTATAATTACCTTTTTGATACTGAAATTTGGGGCAATTATGAGCTGACATTACTTTCTATTTGCTCTACCTTATTAACTCCTGATTTGTTTACCATGTACGCTAGAGAATGTCTCCGAAAGACTGATTTTTTAGGAGAAATCAAAGAAAATCGAAAAATCATTCATAACATGTTGCTCAATGGGTTTCTGCTATGTATTGATGAAAATGATTTTATCAATGCTAATTACTTCGACAAACAAATTCAAAAGCATTTTTACCAAGAAAGCGAAGCTTATTATCGTATTGTTTATCTATGGGCAAAGGGGTTATTTAGCTACAAACAAGGGCAGCAGCAAGCTGGTAAGAAGCAAATGGAAGAGGCTATCCACGTCTTACGGATTTTAGAATGTCATTCAGCTGCTGACTATTACACTTCTGGCATGCAAGACGCCATTAAAGGCAATGACGATTAG
- the thiW gene encoding energy coupling factor transporter S component ThiW: MTFNHVHRLTVLAIMVALDVLLTPLFRIEGMAFMSSVVNIIAGTFMTPLYAATMALIVAVIRILTQAGVASVAPLAILGAVPGAVLAAYFYRLTKRPIMSWMGEFLGTGIIGSILSAPVMNWYWTMTANGDNELLAKASAAQSLFLFMPRFICATLIGGALGLTVVHGLRYSAYFVNLENLYLKPSKKLGEK; encoded by the coding sequence ATGACATTTAATCATGTTCATCGTTTAACGGTTTTAGCCATTATGGTTGCTTTAGATGTCCTGTTGACACCACTTTTTCGGATTGAGGGAATGGCATTTATGTCTAGCGTCGTCAATATCATTGCAGGAACATTTATGACACCGTTGTATGCAGCTACTATGGCATTGATTGTTGCGGTGATTCGTATTTTGACACAAGCAGGAGTAGCAAGTGTGGCACCGTTAGCCATCTTAGGAGCGGTTCCTGGGGCGGTTTTAGCTGCTTATTTTTACCGCTTAACCAAGAGACCAATCATGTCGTGGATGGGGGAGTTTCTCGGCACTGGTATTATTGGCTCGATTCTCTCTGCACCCGTTATGAACTGGTATTGGACAATGACAGCTAATGGTGATAATGAGCTCTTGGCAAAAGCTTCCGCAGCACAATCTTTATTTCTTTTTATGCCAAGATTTATTTGTGCCACGCTTATCGGTGGTGCGCTTGGATTGACTGTCGTTCATGGATTGAGATACTCTGCTTATTTTGTTAATTTAGAAAATTTATATTTAAAGCCAAGTAAAAAATTAGGAGAAAAATAA
- a CDS encoding HAD family hydrolase, with protein MKTIIFFDLDGVIFDSYGLWDKAVEDFLSTVNLTYTTEMKQKLWQLNMLEAEHYLRELFGKQGQAYQPEILKAILLQLYETVDIMENAKCVLAALVRRGCKLYAVTSNYYDLAEIGLKSQQLLPYFTTLYSCLSMGYADKEQAFFQEILEQERLNANQIIYVEDSLANLKEARKLGVTGIYLANSDNPQAGQNDTFVTIDSLDELTKIVKEMNNDCK; from the coding sequence ATGAAAACGATAATCTTTTTTGACCTTGATGGAGTGATTTTTGATTCCTATGGATTGTGGGATAAGGCTGTTGAGGACTTTTTGAGTACGGTGAATTTGACTTATACCACAGAAATGAAGCAGAAGTTGTGGCAATTAAATATGCTAGAGGCAGAACATTATTTGAGAGAACTTTTTGGCAAGCAAGGGCAAGCTTATCAACCAGAAATTTTAAAAGCGATTTTGCTTCAATTATACGAAACGGTCGATATTATGGAAAATGCGAAGTGCGTTTTAGCAGCTTTGGTTAGGCGTGGTTGCAAGCTTTATGCAGTGACTTCTAATTATTATGATTTGGCTGAAATTGGCTTGAAATCACAGCAGTTGTTGCCGTATTTTACGACCTTATATTCGTGTTTAAGTATGGGATATGCTGATAAAGAGCAGGCATTTTTTCAGGAAATTCTCGAACAAGAGCGCCTGAATGCTAATCAGATTATTTATGTTGAGGATAGTCTTGCAAATCTCAAAGAAGCTAGAAAACTTGGTGTGACAGGGATTTATTTAGCAAATTCTGATAACCCGCAAGCTGGTCAAAATGACACATTTGTAACGATTGATTCACTAGATGAATTGACAAAAATAGTAAAGGAAATGAACAATGATTGTAAATGA
- the pcrA gene encoding DNA helicase PcrA, producing MNPLLNGMNDKQAEAVKTTEGPLLIMAGAGSGKTRVLTHRIAYLIDEKFVNPWNILAITFTNKAAREMRERAMALNPATADTLIATFHSMCVRILRRDADHIGYNRNFTIVDPGEQRTLMKRILKNLNLDPKKWNERAILGTISNAKNDLLDEVAYENQAGDMYTQIVAKCYKAYQEELRRSEAMDFDDLIMLTLRLFDQNPDVLAYYQQRYQYIHVDEYQDTNHAQYQLVKLLASRFKNICVVGDADQSIYGWRGADMQNILDFEKDYPEAKVVLLEENYRSTKKILQAANAVINNNRNRRPKKLWTQNADGEQIVYYRARDEREEAVFIASTIDNIVREEGKNFKDFAVLYRTNAQSRTIEEALLKSNIPYTMVGGTKFYSRKEIRDVISYLNVIANTADNISYERIVNEPKRGVGPGTLEKIRDFANMQNMSLLDASANIMLSGVKGKAAQAVWDLANLLMKLRDDLDQMTVTELVEAVLDKTGYLDALRVQNTLESQARIENIEEFLTVTKNFDDNQEDAPEDESGIDKLSRFLNDLALIADTDDGDAETAEVTLMTLHAAKGLEFPIVFLIGMEEGVFPLSRAAEDQDELEEERRLAYVGITRAEQLLFVTNANTRTLFGKTSYNRPSRFIREIDDELLQYQGLARPANSSFGVRYSNSSDEQLTFGQGMSLQQALQARKAKVQPTSSRGAQPFSKSGKAVPVGQSASASKEAVDWQIGDIAHHKKWGDGTVLAVTGSGKTQELKINFPEVGLKKLLASVAPIEKK from the coding sequence ATGAATCCTTTATTAAATGGTATGAATGACAAGCAGGCAGAGGCTGTTAAGACAACGGAAGGTCCGCTTTTAATCATGGCGGGAGCTGGTTCTGGTAAGACACGTGTTTTAACGCATCGTATTGCTTACTTAATTGATGAAAAATTTGTAAATCCTTGGAATATCCTTGCGATTACCTTTACGAATAAAGCGGCGCGTGAAATGCGTGAACGTGCTATGGCGTTAAATCCTGCGACGGCTGATACGTTGATTGCAACTTTCCACAGCATGTGTGTGCGAATTTTGCGTCGTGATGCTGACCACATTGGCTATAATCGCAATTTTACGATTGTTGACCCAGGTGAGCAGCGCACGCTCATGAAACGTATTTTAAAAAATCTGAATCTCGACCCTAAGAAATGGAATGAACGTGCGATTCTTGGGACAATTTCAAATGCCAAAAATGATTTGCTTGATGAGGTAGCTTATGAAAATCAAGCAGGTGACATGTACACGCAAATTGTTGCCAAATGTTATAAGGCTTATCAAGAAGAATTGCGCCGCAGCGAAGCAATGGATTTTGATGACCTTATCATGTTAACGCTTCGTTTGTTTGACCAAAATCCTGATGTCTTGGCTTATTACCAACAACGCTACCAATACATTCATGTAGATGAGTATCAAGATACTAACCATGCGCAATATCAATTGGTGAAACTTTTGGCGTCTCGTTTTAAGAATATCTGTGTTGTTGGTGATGCTGACCAATCCATTTATGGTTGGCGTGGTGCAGATATGCAAAATATCCTTGATTTTGAAAAGGATTATCCAGAAGCAAAAGTTGTTCTATTGGAAGAAAATTATCGTTCAACCAAGAAAATCTTGCAAGCAGCAAACGCGGTGATTAATAACAATCGCAATCGTCGTCCGAAAAAATTGTGGACGCAAAATGCTGACGGTGAGCAGATTGTCTATTACCGTGCGCGTGATGAACGTGAAGAAGCAGTCTTTATCGCTTCTACGATTGACAATATTGTCCGCGAAGAAGGCAAGAACTTCAAAGATTTTGCAGTTCTATACCGTACCAATGCGCAATCACGTACCATTGAAGAAGCTTTGTTAAAATCAAACATTCCTTATACAATGGTTGGTGGAACAAAATTTTACAGCCGTAAGGAAATTCGTGATGTGATTTCATACCTCAATGTGATTGCAAATACTGCGGATAATATCAGTTATGAACGTATCGTCAACGAACCAAAACGTGGCGTTGGTCCTGGTACCCTTGAAAAAATTCGTGATTTTGCCAATATGCAAAACATGAGTTTGTTAGATGCGTCTGCTAATATCATGCTTTCTGGCGTAAAAGGAAAAGCAGCACAAGCGGTTTGGGATTTGGCGAATCTGCTCATGAAACTTCGTGATGACTTAGACCAGATGACTGTTACAGAATTGGTCGAAGCTGTTCTTGACAAAACTGGTTACCTTGATGCCCTTCGTGTGCAAAATACCCTTGAAAGCCAAGCGCGTATTGAAAATATCGAAGAATTCTTGACTGTAACTAAGAATTTTGATGATAATCAAGAAGATGCCCCAGAAGATGAATCTGGTATTGACAAACTAAGTCGTTTCTTAAATGATTTGGCTTTGATTGCTGATACTGATGACGGTGATGCGGAAACTGCAGAAGTGACCTTGATGACTTTGCACGCTGCCAAGGGGTTGGAATTTCCAATTGTTTTCTTGATTGGTATGGAAGAAGGCGTCTTTCCACTTTCTCGTGCCGCCGAGGACCAAGATGAATTAGAAGAAGAACGCCGTTTGGCTTACGTTGGGATTACACGTGCAGAACAATTGCTTTTTGTAACCAATGCTAACACACGTACTTTGTTTGGTAAGACAAGCTATAACCGTCCGTCACGTTTTATTCGTGAAATTGATGACGAATTATTGCAATACCAAGGTTTAGCACGTCCAGCTAATTCATCATTTGGTGTTCGTTACAGCAATAGTAGTGATGAGCAATTGACTTTCGGACAAGGCATGAGCTTACAGCAAGCTCTTCAAGCACGTAAAGCAAAAGTTCAACCAACATCAAGTCGTGGAGCGCAGCCATTTTCAAAATCTGGCAAAGCTGTTCCAGTTGGTCAATCAGCTAGCGCTTCAAAAGAAGCGGTCGATTGGCAAATTGGTGACATTGCTCACCATAAAAAATGGGGTGACGGTACCGTTCTAGCCGTTACAGGAAGCGGAAAAACACAAGAACTTAAAATCAATTTCCCAGAAGTTGGTCTTAAAAAACTACTAGCCAGCGTCGCACCGATTGAGAAGAAATAA